The Arcobacter roscoffensis genome segment TAGTTTCACTATAGCCTGATATAATTGCAATTGGGTTTTTAAATTCATGGGATAAAGCAGAAATTATTTCATCTTTTTGTCTATTTGCTAATTTAAGTTTTGCATTTTGTTTAGCTTTTTGTTTCTCTTTTTTCTTAAGTTTTATTGCAACTTTATTTAATATCTTTGTGATTTTATGAAATTCTAAAGTAAAACTTGATTCTAAATGTGAAGTTGTTTTTTTAGAGCTAAGTTGTGTAAGAAAATCTAATATAGCCTCTGTTTCATATTTTATTTTTAAACTAATAAAGTAAGAAGCTAAAAAAGCGACTATTATAAAGAAAGTAATAAAAGCAAATATTTGTATTGCTAAACTCATAAAGTTATCAGTGATATTATCTGTATAATCAGACATTCTAATAAAATAAATCTTTTTGTTTATATTTACTTTTTTTGCTATATAAAGTAGCTCCTTGTGCATAGTAGTTGAATATCTAATACTTTTACCAATACCAAAATCTTTTGCTTCTAAGATCTCTTTTCTATTTGAGTGGTTCTCTAATAGCTCTTTATTTTTATCACTTTCAGCTATTACATTACCTTTTTCATCAACAATAGTAATTCGAAGTTCTATTTGGGAGTGTAAATCTTTGATTATGTTATCCACATTTTTTAAATCATTTAAAACTATTGATAATGTATCTATATTTTGAATAAGATTTTTTTCAATTTGATTTAAATATATATTTTTAGACCAAAAATATGTGACAATACTTAAACTAATTAAAATAGCAATAAATATAAGTGAGAAAGTTCTTAGAAAAAGTTGATGTATTTTTAACAAAAAATGTAACCTTCCCCTCTAATTGACTTGATATAATTTTTCTCTCCATCAGGGTCAATTTTAGCTTTTAGTCTTTTTACTGCAACATTTACAGTTTTCATTTTCTTATCAAGTGAGTCTTCCCAAACAGAATTTAGTAAATGTTCTCTTGTCATCAAAATATCTTTGTTTTTCATAAACTCTAAAAGTAAATCATGCTCTAAATGAGTTAGTTCTAACTCTTCATCATCAATAAAAAACTTTTTATTTGAAGATTTGTAAACTATATCTCTTATTTTTAGAATGGCAATATCTTTTGTTGATCTTTTAATGACAGCTTTTATTCTAGCTACAAGCTCCTTTACATTAAAAGGTTTTGTTATATAATCATCAGCATGTGATTCAAAACCTTCAAGAATATCTTCATCCTTATCTTTAGCAGTTACATAAATAACAGGCGTTGTATAACCTTTTTTTCTAATATCATTAATAAATGTAGTCCCCTCGCAACCTGGAAGGTTTCTATCCATTAGGATTAAATCAACTTTTTCTTCATCAAAAATCTTTTCAAGGTTTTTGTCAACATTTAAAAAACCAATAGTTTCAAAACCATCTTTTTGAAGTGTATACTCTAAAAGTTCTAGTATATCCTCTTCATCTTCTACGATTAAAATTACTTTATCTTCCATTATTTATATCTCTTTTATTTAGATAGGATTTTACTTCTCTTTTTTTATTTCACCAGGAGAGAATTTTATTGCTAAAATTCTAAAGATAAAAAACACAAAAATTACTATAAGTAAAAAGCTTATGTCAAAATAATCTTTATTGACATTTGTTGATAGTATTATAACATCACGAATTAAAAAAATGATAAAAATATCAATAACAAATCTAAGTCTTAGTTTATGTTTTTTAATAAAGTCAGAAATCATCTTAACAACTTCCATTACTACAATGAACTCAAGCATTAAGATAATAGCCTTATAAAAGTCTAATCCTGTGGCAAAAATAGCCACAAAGATTATAGTAGCAGCAAGCACTTCAAAGTTTGAACTAAAGTACGCTTTTATTTTTAATATTGCTTTTTTCATTGAAGAAGAACAATTATTTAGATTGCTCTATATCTCCTCCCATTTCAGCAAATAATAAAAGATTAGCAATAGATGCAGCTCTATCTGCTGTTTTTGCAAGCTTTCTTAATGCACTTAAAACATCAAAATACTCTTTTGATAATTCTAAGTTTTTAGAGATAAGTTTTAGAATATTTTTTTCAATCATTGAATATAAATCATCTGTTTTACTCTCTTCAACAATAACTCTTTGATATTTCTCTTCTATATGTTTTGAGTTCGTTTCTTTTAGCATACTCATTGAAGTTTGAAGGGCTAAAGTTGCTGATTTTTGTAAAGGAATTGCATACTCTAAAATTGTTTTAGTATTTAAATCATCACTAAATGCTTTTCTAAAAATTTTTGCAAAGGCTTTTGTATTTGCACCTGCTCTTACTAATTCATTTGTGATTTTTAAATAAGAAACTAATTCTCTTAAATCTTTTGCTTCTGGTGAATATAAAGCTAAAGTTGTAACAATTAAGTTATCAATTTCATTTGATTTATTAGAAATCTTTTTTACTGATAAATCAATCTCTTTTAACTTTGATAAGTCCTCATCTTTTAAACCTGTAAGTGTTAACTCTAAGGCTTCAACAACACTATTTCCAATCTCTAAAATCTCATCTTGGATTTTTACTTTTTTCTCTTCATATGTTCTTAACATTTCTTATCCAAACCTTCCTGTGATGTAATCTTCTGTTTTCTTATTATTAGGATTAACAAAAATTGTTTCAGTTTCATCATACTCTATTAGCTTTCCTAAGTGAAAGAATGCAGTATAATCAGCAACTCTTGCCGCTTGTTGCATATTATGAGTTACTGTGATTATTGTATAATCTTTTTTAAGCTCTAACATAAGTGCTTCAATCTTTTCTGTTGAAATAGGATCAAGTGCTGATGTTGGTTCATCCATTAAGATAACCTCAGGTTTAACAGCAATAGTTCTAGCAATACATAATCTCTGTTGTTGTCCACCAGAAAGTGAAGTTCCAGGTTGATTTAGTTTGTCTTTTACTTCATCCCATAGTCCAGATTTTCTAAGTGAAGTTTCAACTAGTTCATCACACTCCTTACCTTTTCTTACAATTCCATGTTTTAATGGAGCATAAGCAACATTGTCATAGATTGATTTAGGGAATGGGTTTGGTTGTTGAAATACCATACCAACTCTTTTTCTAACACTTACTTCATCTACATCTTTATCGTAAATGTTTTTCTTGTCAATTACAACTTCACCATCAATTTTTACGATGTTAATTAAGTCATTCATTCTATTTAAACATCTTAAGAATGTTGATTT includes the following:
- a CDS encoding ATP-binding protein, with amino-acid sequence MLKIHQLFLRTFSLIFIAILISLSIVTYFWSKNIYLNQIEKNLIQNIDTLSIVLNDLKNVDNIIKDLHSQIELRITIVDEKGNVIAESDKNKELLENHSNRKEILEAKDFGIGKSIRYSTTMHKELLYIAKKVNINKKIYFIRMSDYTDNITDNFMSLAIQIFAFITFFIIVAFLASYFISLKIKYETEAILDFLTQLSSKKTTSHLESSFTLEFHKITKILNKVAIKLKKKEKQKAKQNAKLKLANRQKDEIISALSHEFKNPIAIISGYSETILNDEDMPPSIKRKFLTKIHSNSLKMSDIIDKLRLTLKLEEGKQEIILTATSMKKLIEEIISDLNDNYKNREIELIGEDIELKVDSTLISMAISNLVENALKYSEDKVSVEITSDCIRIIDRGIGIEENDLERIKQKFYRVSKNGWNNSLGLGLFIVQSILNLHSFELEIDSVHNKGSEFSIKF
- a CDS encoding response regulator transcription factor produces the protein MEDKVILIVEDEEDILELLEYTLQKDGFETIGFLNVDKNLEKIFDEEKVDLILMDRNLPGCEGTTFINDIRKKGYTTPVIYVTAKDKDEDILEGFESHADDYITKPFNVKELVARIKAVIKRSTKDIAILKIRDIVYKSSNKKFFIDDEELELTHLEHDLLLEFMKNKDILMTREHLLNSVWEDSLDKKMKTVNVAVKRLKAKIDPDGEKNYIKSIRGEGYIFC
- a CDS encoding phosphate-starvation-inducible PsiE family protein, translating into MKKAILKIKAYFSSNFEVLAATIIFVAIFATGLDFYKAIILMLEFIVVMEVVKMISDFIKKHKLRLRFVIDIFIIFLIRDVIILSTNVNKDYFDISFLLIVIFVFFIFRILAIKFSPGEIKKEK
- a CDS encoding phosphate signaling complex PhoU family protein, which codes for MLRTYEEKKVKIQDEILEIGNSVVEALELTLTGLKDEDLSKLKEIDLSVKKISNKSNEIDNLIVTTLALYSPEAKDLRELVSYLKITNELVRAGANTKAFAKIFRKAFSDDLNTKTILEYAIPLQKSATLALQTSMSMLKETNSKHIEEKYQRVIVEESKTDDLYSMIEKNILKLISKNLELSKEYFDVLSALRKLAKTADRAASIANLLLFAEMGGDIEQSK
- the pstB gene encoding phosphate ABC transporter ATP-binding protein PstB, with translation MSKDNKVKIKVDELNLWYGDNHALHNITADLYENKITALIGPSGCGKSTFLRCLNRMNDLINIVKIDGEVVIDKKNIYDKDVDEVSVRKRVGMVFQQPNPFPKSIYDNVAYAPLKHGIVRKGKECDELVETSLRKSGLWDEVKDKLNQPGTSLSGGQQQRLCIARTIAVKPEVILMDEPTSALDPISTEKIEALMLELKKDYTIITVTHNMQQAARVADYTAFFHLGKLIEYDETETIFVNPNNKKTEDYITGRFG